The Acidobacteriota bacterium genome contains a region encoding:
- a CDS encoding TonB-dependent receptor, with translation MQKRPQWNIKAWLALLLAVAAMAASATAQTTSATLRGTVKDPRGAVVSKAKVTLISERTQAERETSSSSDGAYTFSAVEPGLYTVKVEAGGFKALTQTGVSLSPSDIRALDIALEVGQTTETVTVSGTTEEIKTDTGEKSNTITAKQIENLSILSRSSLELLRILPGVVAPDSSSYAVVSFGDASAYNVNGQRGTNNNVSVDGSRVIDIGCNCGSIVSLNNDFVQEVSIKTSNYSADSGASGVGIIATTKSGGSEYHGSVYTYNRHDALSANDRFRNYLKATDPTSLAAQKPLGRFYYPGGTISGPLLIPKINKDRNKLFFFVGFEYQKQDFSAQPKLSNVPTAAQRTGNFGANSGVKIPGGYANAGQVAPGGNLAPYINPIGKVLLNLYPLPNLNSASNNYVAVPISFQNRKDLKMKFDYRVSDKTNLYVRITREREFADGPYGIWWGPSTFELPTHNLSTNLGRSAAVGMTRIINPTMTNEIVFSGSKLKLDNNYVDPEKVSLKTLGIENIRLPFDNTRFGRQSQYAPLSLISWAQGQLWSPGTNPIFAYNDSFSLNDNLSKVKGTHTMKFGALIEQGNKRQNFQGDPDSQGQLEFNNWNPNGTGNDWGDLLVGQLTGVSHGTQPPIGNYRFYNYEFFAQDSWKLRPNFTLEFGLRAAHMTVNKERKGFDVLFSPQAYKPGAGYYVNGDPFSPNGLLSAARGQIPKGAIDAQPVLWGPRLNFAWDVKKNQRLVVRGGAGVFYNRVQGNFQYDPSLRSAPNGNVGASIGLFDTIPGTTKNFNDLGGLTISNMGIVNVDGKLIPVDPLKLAKGGGQIISPNLESNRIPQTYTTSLSIATRLPLSAVLETSYVGTFGRHLPSRRQINFVPVGALLKGTVPGDKPVEITTLRNPGCDPGAVDANGVVTRRGNCEIVTSTVSSNLANPLNRAALDAAAINKFRPFSDLGNVRYNEYNATSNYHSLQVTLSRQTGKNLQFFGTYTFSKVLGLTTGEFADLDPIDARGRSYGVLNFDRTHVFNLSYNYNIPNLSPVNNAFAKGVLNGWQLSGITTFASGTPLRLRFTGDITGDGLAIASFGTNAFPNDGNGAGSIAPIYTANPARSGDKVGDKVFDLASITIPGFGQSGSLVPPFYHRTPATANWDVSFFKNFKISEKKNLQFRTGFFNIFNQAYPKRISTSNNNDSDIYLTLETKCTRTPTVPVLVLPNGTVVNDYKDTIPNGVGGTVSGICDPTKPFTFTDATKNNFGKILTKRGQRVVELALKFTF, from the coding sequence ATGCAGAAAAGACCCCAGTGGAATATCAAGGCTTGGCTTGCGTTGTTGTTAGCGGTGGCCGCAATGGCTGCGTCGGCAACAGCGCAAACGACCAGCGCGACTTTACGCGGTACAGTGAAAGACCCGCGCGGCGCAGTGGTGTCGAAAGCCAAGGTCACGCTCATCAGCGAGCGCACCCAGGCCGAACGCGAAACCAGCAGCAGCAGCGATGGTGCTTACACTTTCAGCGCAGTTGAACCCGGCCTTTACACCGTCAAGGTGGAAGCGGGCGGATTCAAGGCGTTGACGCAAACCGGCGTATCGTTAAGCCCTAGCGACATTCGTGCGCTCGACATCGCGCTCGAAGTCGGTCAGACGACTGAAACCGTAACCGTTTCGGGTACGACCGAAGAAATCAAAACCGACACGGGTGAAAAGTCGAACACCATCACCGCCAAGCAAATCGAAAACCTTTCGATTCTTAGCCGCAGCAGTCTCGAACTGTTGCGCATCCTGCCCGGCGTCGTCGCGCCGGACTCGTCCAGTTACGCTGTCGTCAGCTTCGGCGATGCTTCGGCTTATAACGTCAATGGACAGCGCGGCACGAATAACAACGTCAGTGTTGACGGTTCGCGCGTGATTGACATCGGTTGCAACTGCGGTTCGATCGTCAGCCTGAACAACGACTTCGTCCAGGAAGTTTCGATCAAGACCAGCAACTATTCCGCCGATTCAGGCGCGAGCGGCGTTGGCATTATCGCGACGACCAAATCGGGCGGCAGCGAATATCACGGCTCGGTTTACACCTATAACCGCCACGATGCCTTGTCAGCGAATGACCGGTTTAGGAACTACCTCAAAGCTACTGACCCGACTTCATTAGCAGCGCAAAAACCACTGGGGCGTTTCTATTATCCAGGCGGCACGATTAGCGGCCCGCTGCTTATTCCCAAGATCAACAAAGATCGTAACAAACTCTTTTTCTTCGTTGGGTTTGAATACCAGAAGCAGGATTTTTCGGCGCAACCCAAGCTTTCCAACGTGCCGACCGCCGCGCAACGCACCGGGAATTTCGGGGCGAACTCCGGGGTTAAAATTCCTGGCGGTTACGCCAATGCCGGCCAGGTGGCACCCGGCGGCAACTTGGCTCCCTACATCAATCCGATCGGAAAGGTGCTCTTAAACCTTTATCCACTGCCCAATCTGAACAGTGCGAGCAACAACTACGTAGCAGTTCCGATTTCTTTCCAAAACCGCAAAGATTTGAAGATGAAATTCGATTACCGGGTTTCAGACAAAACGAATCTTTACGTGCGCATCACGCGCGAGCGCGAGTTTGCCGATGGGCCTTACGGCATTTGGTGGGGGCCTTCGACCTTTGAATTGCCGACTCACAACTTGTCCACGAATTTAGGGCGTTCGGCGGCAGTCGGCATGACCAGAATCATCAACCCGACGATGACCAATGAAATCGTGTTCAGCGGCAGCAAACTGAAACTCGACAACAACTACGTTGACCCTGAGAAGGTTTCGCTGAAAACGCTGGGTATCGAAAACATCCGCTTGCCTTTCGACAACACGCGCTTTGGCCGCCAAAGCCAGTATGCGCCGTTGTCTTTGATTAGCTGGGCGCAAGGTCAACTGTGGTCGCCGGGCACCAACCCGATCTTTGCTTACAATGACAGCTTTTCGCTGAACGACAACCTGTCGAAAGTGAAAGGCACGCACACGATGAAATTCGGCGCGTTGATTGAGCAGGGCAACAAGCGCCAGAACTTCCAGGGCGACCCCGATTCGCAGGGCCAGCTCGAATTCAACAACTGGAACCCGAACGGCACGGGCAATGACTGGGGCGATTTGCTGGTCGGTCAATTGACGGGCGTTTCGCACGGCACGCAGCCGCCGATTGGTAACTATCGCTTCTACAACTACGAATTCTTTGCGCAGGATTCGTGGAAGCTGCGGCCCAACTTCACGCTCGAATTCGGCTTGCGTGCGGCGCATATGACCGTCAACAAAGAGCGCAAAGGCTTTGACGTATTGTTCAGCCCGCAGGCTTACAAACCCGGCGCGGGTTATTACGTCAACGGCGATCCCTTTAGTCCGAATGGTTTGCTGTCGGCAGCCCGCGGACAAATTCCAAAAGGCGCGATTGATGCCCAGCCGGTTCTGTGGGGCCCGCGTTTGAACTTTGCGTGGGACGTGAAGAAAAACCAGCGCCTGGTGGTACGCGGTGGCGCAGGCGTTTTCTACAATCGCGTACAAGGCAACTTCCAATACGATCCGTCCTTGCGTTCAGCGCCGAACGGCAACGTCGGCGCTTCGATTGGCCTGTTTGACACCATTCCGGGCACGACCAAGAACTTCAATGATTTGGGTGGCTTGACCATCAGCAATATGGGCATCGTCAACGTTGATGGCAAACTAATCCCGGTTGATCCGTTGAAACTGGCGAAGGGCGGCGGACAAATCATTTCGCCCAACCTTGAGTCCAATCGTATCCCGCAAACTTACACGACCAGCTTGAGCATTGCGACGCGGTTGCCGCTTTCGGCAGTGCTGGAAACGTCTTATGTTGGCACCTTTGGGCGTCACTTGCCCAGCCGCCGCCAAATCAATTTCGTTCCGGTTGGAGCGTTATTAAAAGGCACGGTGCCGGGTGACAAACCCGTCGAAATTACGACCTTGCGCAATCCCGGTTGCGATCCGGGTGCGGTTGACGCGAACGGCGTGGTGACACGGCGCGGCAATTGCGAAATCGTAACTTCCACGGTTTCGTCCAACTTGGCGAATCCGTTGAATCGAGCCGCGTTGGATGCAGCCGCGATCAACAAGTTCCGCCCATTCTCTGATCTGGGCAACGTGCGTTACAACGAATATAACGCCACGTCGAACTATCACTCGTTGCAAGTGACGTTGAGCCGTCAGACTGGCAAGAATCTGCAATTCTTTGGCACTTACACTTTCTCGAAAGTGTTGGGTCTGACGACAGGCGAATTTGCCGATTTGGACCCGATTGATGCGCGCGGGCGTTCGTATGGTGTTTTGAATTTCGACCGCACGCACGTGTTCAATCTGTCCTACAACTACAACATCCCCAACTTGTCGCCGGTCAACAACGCCTTTGCCAAAGGCGTCTTGAATGGCTGGCAATTGTCGGGCATCACGACCTTTGCGAGTGGCACGCCGTTGCGGTTGCGCTTTACCGGCGACATCACAGGCGACGGCCTGGCGATTGCTTCTTTCGGTACGAATGCTTTTCCGAATGACGGCAATGGCGCAGGTTCGATTGCCCCGATTTACACGGCCAACCCCGCGCGCAGCGGTGACAAGGTGGGCGATAAGGTCTTCGACCTGGCGAGCATTACGATTCCGGGTTTCGGACAATCGGGATCATTGGTGCCGCCTTTCTATCATCGCACGCCGGCCACGGCGAATTGGGATGTCAGCTTCTTCAAGAACTTCAAGATTTCTGAGAAGAAAAATCTGCAATTCCGCACGGGCTTCTTCAACATCTTCAATCAGGCTTATCCGAAGCGCATTAGCACGAGCAATAACAACGACAGTGATATTTACCTGACGTTGGAAACCAAGTGTACGCGCACGCCGACCGTCCCTGTGTTGGTGTTGCCGAATGGCACGGTGGTGAATGATTACAAAGACACGATTCCGAACGGCGTCGGCGGCACGGTCAGCGGTATTTGCGATCCGACCAAACCGTTTACTTTCACGGATGCCACCAAGAATAACTTCGGCAAGATTCTGACCAAGCGCGGCCAACGCGTCGTCGAATTGGCGTTGAAGTTCACCTTCTAG
- a CDS encoding CRTAC1 family protein → MSSWAIFSVCCFNLTALAQTAPREAADASWNRRVAGAGDYQIVLEVSGRIEISRAFQPPNPLDLTDICRAKQTAEQRAFLSADGYLSALEKSADANRRQIEIARLHIELGQIWSYRGDMTQAIAHFEAARAALQKGLLDQPAYAEDLVHLDEILGITYLRKGELDNCVHQHRAENCIFPLSRAAEHKLTAGSSAAINCFKRHLARNPDNLEVRWLLNLAYMTLGQHRISAKGGLAPEWLIPVTPSKDPLPRFPDVAAQLGIDRVSGAGGAILDDFDNDGFLDVIISSVDACESMRFFHNNGDGTFSDQTEKAGLSGQLGGINCVQTDYNNDGWLDVFVMRGGWEFPMRNSLLRNNGDGTFSDVTGTSGLLSGAHRTHSATWADYDNDGWLDVFIGHEETPSQLFRNRGDGTFEDVSARAGVNRTAFTKGAAWGDYDNDGWPDLYVSNYGGANFLYHNDGKGTFTEVANKLNVTQPLMSFPVWWFDYDNDGWQDLFVASFVPSVTEVARGFLGLPAQAETMRLYRNDTKGGFQDVTTAVGLNRVVPTMGANFGDFDNDGWLDVYLGTGAPSYTALMPNFAFRNHAGKSFVDVTAATGTGHLQKGHGVAFGDIDNDGDQDFFVNVGGFIPGDKYNKALFANPTAKSHWLSLKLTGVKSNRAALGARIKLTAADATGKIFTVYRTVSSGGSFGASSLTQNIGFGAFNKIESLEIEWPTSKTRQVFRNVAANQFLAVKELADKFEPRAARIFPLTQPGKPKKKRR, encoded by the coding sequence GTGTCTTCGTGGGCGATCTTTTCCGTTTGCTGTTTCAACCTCACCGCCTTGGCCCAAACTGCGCCACGCGAAGCCGCCGATGCAAGCTGGAACCGGCGCGTCGCGGGCGCGGGTGATTATCAAATTGTGTTGGAAGTCTCAGGCCGCATCGAAATCTCGCGCGCCTTTCAGCCGCCCAATCCGCTCGACCTCACAGACATTTGCCGCGCCAAACAAACTGCCGAACAGCGCGCGTTTCTATCCGCCGACGGCTATTTGTCGGCGCTTGAAAAATCCGCCGATGCCAATCGCCGTCAAATCGAAATCGCGCGTCTGCACATCGAACTCGGCCAAATCTGGTCGTATCGCGGCGACATGACCCAAGCCATCGCGCACTTCGAAGCCGCGCGCGCAGCCCTGCAAAAAGGCCTGCTCGATCAACCCGCTTACGCCGAAGACCTGGTGCATCTCGATGAAATTCTCGGCATCACGTATTTGCGCAAAGGCGAGCTCGACAATTGCGTGCATCAGCATCGCGCCGAAAATTGCATCTTCCCCTTGAGCCGCGCTGCTGAACACAAACTCACCGCAGGCTCATCAGCCGCCATCAATTGTTTCAAACGCCATCTCGCGCGCAATCCCGACAACCTCGAAGTCCGCTGGTTGTTGAATCTGGCCTATATGACGCTGGGGCAACATCGAATCAGCGCAAAGGGCGGCCTCGCGCCTGAATGGTTGATTCCCGTCACGCCGTCAAAAGACCCGTTGCCGCGCTTCCCCGACGTAGCCGCGCAACTTGGCATTGACCGCGTGAGTGGCGCGGGCGGAGCGATTCTTGACGATTTCGATAACGACGGATTCCTCGACGTTATCATCTCAAGCGTAGACGCCTGCGAATCCATGCGCTTCTTTCATAACAACGGCGACGGCACGTTCAGCGACCAAACCGAGAAGGCCGGACTCAGCGGACAACTCGGCGGCATCAATTGCGTGCAGACCGATTACAACAACGACGGCTGGCTGGATGTCTTCGTCATGCGCGGCGGGTGGGAGTTCCCGATGCGCAATTCGCTGCTGCGCAATAACGGCGACGGCACTTTCAGCGATGTGACCGGGACGAGCGGCCTGTTAAGCGGCGCACATCGCACCCACTCGGCGACTTGGGCTGATTACGACAACGACGGCTGGCTCGACGTTTTCATCGGCCACGAAGAAACGCCCAGCCAACTCTTCCGCAATCGCGGCGACGGCACGTTTGAAGATGTTTCGGCGCGCGCAGGCGTGAACCGCACTGCGTTCACCAAAGGCGCGGCGTGGGGCGATTACGACAACGACGGCTGGCCTGATTTGTACGTCTCGAATTACGGCGGCGCGAACTTTCTCTATCACAACGATGGCAAGGGTACATTCACCGAAGTGGCAAACAAGCTGAACGTCACGCAACCGCTGATGAGTTTTCCGGTGTGGTGGTTCGATTATGACAACGACGGCTGGCAGGATTTATTCGTCGCCAGTTTCGTGCCCTCTGTGACCGAAGTCGCGCGCGGCTTTCTGGGCTTGCCCGCGCAAGCTGAAACGATGCGGCTTTATCGCAACGATACCAAAGGCGGCTTTCAGGATGTGACAACCGCCGTCGGACTCAATCGCGTCGTGCCGACGATGGGCGCGAACTTCGGCGATTTCGACAACGACGGCTGGCTCGATGTTTACCTCGGCACCGGAGCGCCTTCTTACACGGCGCTGATGCCCAACTTCGCCTTTCGCAACCACGCGGGCAAAAGCTTCGTTGACGTGACCGCTGCGACCGGAACCGGCCACCTGCAAAAAGGTCACGGCGTAGCTTTCGGCGACATTGATAACGACGGCGATCAGGATTTTTTTGTGAATGTGGGCGGTTTCATTCCGGGCGATAAATACAACAAGGCGTTGTTTGCGAACCCGACGGCAAAGAGCCATTGGCTTTCGCTCAAGCTGACGGGCGTGAAAAGCAATCGCGCCGCCCTTGGCGCGCGCATCAAGCTGACAGCGGCTGACGCGACAGGCAAGATTTTCACGGTTTATCGCACGGTCTCGAGCGGTGGCTCGTTCGGCGCGTCTTCGCTCACGCAGAACATCGGCTTTGGAGCCTTCAACAAAATTGAGAGTTTGGAAATCGAATGGCCTACGAGCAAGACGCGGCAGGTCTTTCGCAACGTCGCGGCGAATCAGTTTCTGGCAGTGAAAGAGTTGGCCGATAAATTCGAGCCGCGCGCCGCGCGCATTTTCCCTCTAACCCAGCCAGGCAAACCAAAGAAGAAACGGCGCTGA
- a CDS encoding tetratricopeptide repeat protein, whose protein sequence is MFVTLALSMLLGFAPAQDRETVRQSEAYFDRGVAAQQQGELETARQAYEAALKLIPRRMDALSNLGVVYAKLGRYDEAIKHYQAALLLEPSEQAVRYNLGIAYFETQEIDAAQKEFAQVAAAQPENWQARQLLGLCYFQRDKLAEASRELAAVYQAQPDNIAVAYVLGTAYLQSERLAEGRALIDKVFQYLPAAEGHLILGAFNAATRNHAAALEEFKQAVKHNPKLPTLHTQLGVSYLVTGNRDLAMQEFRSELANNARDFTANIRLGWLLREDGNLDEAEPLLKRALELHPDDIAALFQLAQLQQARGRTAEAVSLLERAVALKSDFRQAYVLLARLYLKQKRTADANRLRAIIDKLTDEEQQRQPSADKLTNAPVKEKPQR, encoded by the coding sequence ATGTTCGTCACACTAGCTTTATCCATGCTGTTGGGCTTCGCGCCCGCGCAAGACCGCGAGACGGTGCGCCAGTCTGAAGCGTACTTTGACCGGGGCGTCGCGGCGCAACAGCAAGGCGAACTGGAAACGGCGCGCCAGGCCTACGAAGCCGCGCTCAAACTGATCCCGCGCCGCATGGATGCGCTTTCTAACCTAGGGGTCGTCTATGCCAAACTGGGGCGTTATGACGAAGCCATCAAACACTATCAAGCCGCGCTGCTGCTCGAACCGTCCGAACAAGCCGTGCGTTACAATCTGGGCATCGCCTATTTCGAGACGCAGGAAATTGACGCCGCGCAAAAAGAGTTCGCACAAGTCGCCGCCGCGCAACCTGAGAACTGGCAGGCGCGCCAATTGCTCGGCCTCTGCTATTTCCAACGTGACAAACTCGCCGAAGCCAGCCGGGAACTCGCCGCCGTCTATCAAGCCCAACCCGACAACATCGCCGTCGCTTATGTGTTGGGGACGGCTTATTTGCAAAGCGAACGCCTCGCCGAAGGCCGCGCCCTGATTGACAAGGTCTTTCAGTACTTGCCCGCCGCCGAAGGCCACTTGATTCTCGGCGCTTTCAACGCCGCGACGCGCAACCACGCCGCCGCCCTCGAAGAGTTCAAGCAGGCGGTCAAGCACAACCCCAAGCTGCCGACGCTACACACGCAACTCGGCGTGTCTTATCTGGTCACCGGCAACCGCGATTTGGCGATGCAGGAATTTCGCAGCGAACTCGCCAACAACGCGCGTGATTTCACCGCGAACATTCGTCTGGGCTGGCTGCTGCGCGAAGACGGCAACCTTGATGAAGCCGAGCCGTTGCTCAAACGCGCGCTTGAATTACACCCGGACGACATCGCCGCGCTGTTTCAACTGGCCCAATTGCAACAGGCGCGCGGACGCACCGCCGAAGCCGTCTCCCTGCTCGAACGCGCCGTGGCGCTCAAGTCCGATTTTCGGCAAGCCTACGTTTTGCTCGCGCGGCTTTATCTCAAACAGAAACGCACCGCCGACGCCAACCGCCTGCGCGCCATCATTGACAAGCTCACTGACGAAGAACAACAACGCCAGCCCAGCGCCGACAAGCTGACCAACGCGCCCGTCAAGGAAAAGCCGCAACGATGA
- a CDS encoding VWA domain-containing protein, with the protein MKRLILSASIFGVVLAIGWPVLHSRAQQKPVPKVQEVMNTTAVLVDIVVKDRRGRVVKDLSADDFEVLEDGVKQTVDGFERISRESGLVAEAKEKAAPKPANTTPVTVRDPNDKQMGATAMALVFDRLSPDARNRARQAALSYVGSVKELSAYTGVYSVNLSLSAIQSFTRDPQLVKLGIEKAGVRASASFTGGSAGNAQASLNKEAQALNAATSAANAASAAGAAGGAGAGAAGSAAGAAGVDAQFIEMNRRMTETYEALERNQQGFATVNSLMALVNSMATMPGRKAVVYFSEGIAIPPDVAQQFRSVVNAANRANVAIYAVDAAGLRTESTLSQTRDTVNAISARRQGQLASSGPIVGDALTKQLERNEDQLRGDPQSGLMALSQETGGTFIGNGNDIGEKLKEVDEDMNTYYLVSYTPSNGNFDGKFRKIEVKLKRGGLTVQARNGYYAVNTPGYVPVLYYETPALAILAKPNPPITFPVLTLGTNFPEATRPLRSVVEVQAPASAFTFVQDHDKKTFQTDFSIVVLIRDRERQVVGKLSRQYVLRGPLDKLESVKGSAIRFYKETELPPGRYELEAIAYDAPSEKASVRIGSLDVADPTETKLRMSSVAIIQRIATTQEKTENPFQVGESLLIPSLTGITHKALKQMLFYFVVYPARGAKAPAEFRLQITQNGKSFADLPLKLAAPDDKGRSAFASGIPIESLSPGGYALRITVKDEQTTLTRSTPFMIEP; encoded by the coding sequence ATGAAAAGATTGATTCTGAGCGCGAGCATCTTTGGCGTAGTGTTGGCGATCGGCTGGCCCGTTTTGCACAGCCGGGCACAACAGAAACCCGTCCCCAAAGTGCAAGAGGTAATGAACACCACGGCGGTGCTGGTTGACATCGTCGTGAAAGACCGCCGGGGCCGCGTCGTCAAAGACCTCAGCGCCGATGACTTTGAAGTTCTCGAAGATGGCGTCAAGCAAACCGTGGACGGCTTTGAACGCATTTCGCGCGAATCCGGCCTAGTCGCCGAAGCCAAAGAAAAAGCCGCCCCCAAACCGGCCAACACTACGCCGGTCACGGTGCGTGATCCGAATGACAAGCAAATGGGGGCGACGGCCATGGCGCTGGTCTTTGACCGCCTCTCGCCAGATGCGCGCAATCGCGCCCGGCAAGCCGCGTTGTCTTACGTCGGCAGTGTCAAAGAGCTTTCCGCTTATACCGGCGTTTACTCGGTCAACCTTTCGCTGTCGGCGATTCAGAGCTTCACGCGCGATCCGCAATTGGTGAAACTGGGTATCGAAAAGGCCGGTGTGCGCGCCTCAGCGTCATTCACGGGCGGTTCGGCGGGCAACGCGCAAGCGTCGCTCAATAAGGAAGCGCAAGCGCTCAACGCCGCAACCAGTGCGGCAAACGCAGCCAGTGCCGCGGGCGCAGCCGGTGGCGCGGGCGCGGGCGCAGCCGGCAGTGCGGCGGGGGCCGCTGGTGTAGACGCGCAGTTCATCGAAATGAATCGCCGCATGACGGAAACTTACGAAGCGCTCGAACGCAATCAACAAGGGTTCGCCACGGTCAACAGCTTGATGGCCTTGGTGAATTCGATGGCGACGATGCCCGGACGCAAAGCTGTCGTCTATTTTTCGGAAGGCATCGCCATTCCGCCTGACGTAGCGCAACAGTTTCGCTCGGTCGTCAACGCCGCCAATCGGGCGAACGTGGCGATTTATGCCGTAGACGCCGCCGGCTTGCGCACCGAAAGCACGCTGTCACAAACGCGCGACACGGTGAACGCCATTTCCGCGCGCCGCCAGGGCCAACTTGCCAGCAGCGGCCCCATCGTCGGCGACGCCCTGACCAAACAGCTCGAACGCAACGAAGACCAATTGCGCGGCGATCCGCAAAGCGGCCTGATGGCGCTGTCGCAGGAAACCGGTGGAACCTTCATCGGCAACGGCAACGACATCGGCGAAAAACTCAAAGAGGTAGACGAGGACATGAACACCTATTACTTGGTGAGTTACACGCCGAGCAATGGCAATTTCGACGGCAAGTTCCGCAAGATCGAAGTCAAACTCAAACGCGGCGGCCTGACGGTGCAGGCGCGCAACGGTTATTACGCGGTGAATACGCCGGGCTATGTGCCGGTGCTTTACTACGAAACACCCGCGCTGGCAATTTTGGCGAAGCCCAATCCGCCCATCACGTTTCCCGTCCTAACGCTGGGCACGAATTTCCCCGAAGCGACGCGCCCCTTGCGCTCGGTCGTCGAAGTGCAAGCGCCCGCGAGTGCTTTCACGTTCGTGCAGGATCATGACAAGAAAACCTTTCAGACTGATTTTTCCATTGTCGTGCTGATTCGTGACCGCGAGCGGCAAGTCGTCGGCAAGCTCAGCCGCCAATACGTCCTGCGCGGGCCGCTCGACAAACTGGAGAGCGTCAAGGGCAGCGCGATTCGCTTTTATAAAGAAACCGAATTGCCGCCGGGCCGCTACGAACTCGAAGCCATCGCTTACGATGCGCCGTCTGAAAAAGCCTCAGTGCGCATCGGCAGTCTGGATGTCGCCGACCCCACCGAAACCAAACTGCGCATGAGTTCGGTGGCGATCATTCAACGCATCGCCACCACGCAGGAAAAAACCGAGAATCCCTTTCAGGTCGGCGAATCCCTGCTCATCCCCAGTCTGACGGGCATCACCCACAAAGCCCTGAAGCAAATGCTGTTTTATTTCGTCGTTTACCCGGCCAGGGGCGCCAAAGCGCCGGCAGAGTTCAGGCTGCAAATCACGCAAAACGGCAAGTCCTTCGCCGACCTGCCGCTCAAACTCGCCGCGCCCGACGACAAAGGCCGCAGCGCTTTTGCCAGCGGCATTCCGATTGAGAGCCTGAGTCCGGGCGGTTACGCCTTGCGCATCACGGTCAAGGACGAACAAACCACTCTCACACGCTCGACGCCTTTCATGATCGAACCTTGA
- a CDS encoding tetratricopeptide repeat protein, which translates to MKSYLKFAACLLLALNVAAVAQRKTTPKPAAPKTEAASSAAPQVAAQADAAREAGNLDEAITLYQQGVAQRPRWDEGWWYLATLLYERDRYAEAAPAFKRVAALRPKAGAPLALLGLCEYRLAQYDEAFIHLQQSKQLGLDSNPDLLRVARYHEATLQLLRGDFETAQRLFTVLNREGLNSQDLLLGMGLAVLRMAALPKQIEVSARDREMIRRAGLAQSLFAQLNAADARIEYDRLVADYPKAANVQYAYGRFLIDVRDNDGALAAFEREIANSPTHALARLQIAYLKLQDKNPAAGIPLAEEAIKLNARLPLGHYLLGRLALETGDAPRAVQELEMAQRLAPNEARVYYSLARAYTKVNRRADADRARETFARLNKAAEQSDSAIDEREPEKLKP; encoded by the coding sequence ATGAAGAGCTATCTCAAATTCGCCGCCTGCTTGTTGCTGGCGCTCAACGTCGCCGCTGTCGCGCAACGCAAAACCACGCCTAAACCTGCTGCCCCAAAAACTGAAGCCGCTTCGTCCGCTGCCCCACAAGTAGCCGCGCAAGCCGACGCCGCGCGCGAAGCGGGCAATCTCGACGAAGCCATCACGCTTTATCAGCAGGGTGTCGCACAGCGCCCGCGCTGGGACGAGGGCTGGTGGTATCTGGCGACGTTGCTGTATGAGCGCGACCGTTACGCCGAAGCCGCCCCCGCCTTCAAACGAGTCGCCGCGCTGCGTCCCAAAGCGGGCGCGCCGCTGGCCTTGCTCGGCTTGTGTGAATATCGCCTGGCGCAATACGACGAAGCGTTCATCCACCTGCAACAAAGCAAGCAACTCGGCCTCGACAGCAATCCCGATCTGTTGCGCGTGGCGCGCTATCACGAAGCGACGCTGCAACTTTTGCGCGGCGATTTCGAGACGGCGCAACGCCTCTTCACCGTGCTCAACCGCGAAGGACTCAACAGCCAGGATTTGCTTTTGGGAATGGGCTTGGCGGTGTTGCGGATGGCTGCTTTGCCCAAGCAAATCGAAGTGAGCGCGCGCGACCGCGAAATGATTCGCCGCGCGGGCCTGGCGCAATCATTGTTCGCGCAACTCAACGCCGCCGACGCCCGCATCGAATACGACCGGCTCGTCGCCGATTATCCCAAAGCCGCGAATGTGCAATACGCTTATGGCCGCTTTCTGATTGACGTGCGCGACAACGACGGGGCGCTTGCGGCCTTCGAGCGCGAAATCGCCAACTCGCCCACGCATGCACTGGCGCGGCTGCAAATCGCCTATCTCAAATTGCAGGACAAAAATCCGGCAGCCGGTATTCCGCTGGCCGAAGAAGCCATCAAGCTGAATGCGCGCTTGCCGCTGGGACATTACTTGTTAGGCCGCTTGGCGCTCGAAACCGGTGACGCGCCGCGCGCCGTTCAGGAACTCGAAATGGCGCAACGCCTGGCCCCGAACGAAGCCCGCGTCTATTACTCGCTGGCGCGCGCTTACACCAAAGTCAATCGCCGCGCCGACGCCGACCGCGCGCGCGAAACCTTTGCACGCTTGAACAAGGCGGCGGAGCAAAGTGATTCGGCGATTGACGAACGCGAGCCTGAAAAACTGAAACCGTGA